A single Streptococcus thermophilus DNA region contains:
- a CDS encoding restriction endonuclease subunit S, with amino-acid sequence MEVKNKRDVPKIRFNIYRKRWKKKKFKDFTKLSQGLQIAISDRFTEDAETRHFYITNEFLNPNSRKKYYIESPSENVICTVDDILMTRTGNTGKVITNVSGAFHNNFFKVTYEKNDTAKLFLYYLLLSYDVQKEILIRAGNSTIPDLNHGDFYSIKTFIPTIEEQSAIGSLFRTLDDLLSSYKDNLANYQSIKTTMLSKMFPKAGQTVPEIRLDGFDGEWENKILSEVTNITMGQSPKSENYTDNPNDYILVQGNADIKDKQVVPRLWTTEVTKMAEIGDIILTVRAPVGDIGKTDYNVVIGRGVAVIKGNDFIFYTLEKMKMTGFWNKFSTGSTFESISSNDIKEAIIQIPTLEEQQAIGAYFSNLDNLINSYQEKISQLETLKKKLLQDMFI; translated from the coding sequence ATGGAGGTCAAAAATAAGAGAGATGTCCCCAAAATTAGATTTAATATTTATAGAAAAAGGTGGAAGAAGAAGAAATTTAAAGATTTTACTAAATTATCTCAAGGGTTACAAATAGCAATATCGGACAGATTTACAGAAGATGCAGAAACAAGGCATTTTTATATAACAAATGAATTTTTAAATCCAAATTCTAGAAAAAAATATTATATTGAATCTCCATCTGAAAATGTTATTTGTACTGTAGATGATATTTTAATGACTAGGACTGGGAATACAGGAAAAGTGATTACAAATGTCTCGGGTGCTTTTCATAATAATTTTTTTAAGGTTACTTATGAAAAAAATGATACCGCCAAATTGTTTTTATATTATCTTTTGCTATCATATGATGTTCAAAAAGAAATACTAATAAGAGCAGGAAATTCGACTATACCTGACTTAAACCATGGTGATTTTTATTCTATAAAAACTTTCATTCCTACAATTGAAGAACAATCCGCCATAGGCTCCCTTTTCCGCACCCTCGACGACCTTCTATCTAGCTATAAGGACAATCTCGCCAACTACCAATCTATTAAGACGACCATGCTCTCCAAGATGTTTCCCAAAGCCGGACAGACCGTTCCTGAAATTCGTTTGGATGGATTTGATGGTGAGTGGGAAAATAAAATACTCTCTGAAGTTACAAATATTACAATGGGACAATCTCCCAAGTCAGAAAACTATACAGATAATCCGAATGATTATATTCTTGTTCAAGGAAATGCAGATATTAAAGATAAGCAGGTCGTTCCTAGATTATGGACGACGGAAGTTACTAAAATGGCAGAAATTGGCGATATAATTCTAACTGTGAGAGCTCCTGTTGGTGATATTGGTAAAACGGATTACAATGTAGTTATTGGGCGTGGAGTTGCAGTAATAAAAGGTAATGACTTTATTTTTTATACTTTAGAAAAAATGAAAATGACTGGTTTCTGGAATAAATTTAGTACAGGTTCAACGTTTGAATCAATTAGTTCGAATGATATAAAAGAAGCAATTATTCAAATTCCAACTCTCGAAGAACAACAAGCCATTGGCGCCTATTTCTCAAACCTCGATAACCTCATTAATTCTTACCAAGAAAAAATTTCGCAGCTTGAGACACTCAAAAAGAAACTCTTGCAAGATATGTTTATTTAG
- a CDS encoding type I restriction-modification system subunit M — translation MSETTQTSQSLYQALWNSADVLRSKMDANDYKSYLLGMVFYKYLSDKMLFFVAETMEEETESLEEALAVYRKYYEDEETHEDLLSVITDEMSYAIHPDLTFTALVERVNDGSFQLEDLAQGFRNIEQSDELYENLFEDIDLYSKKLGATPQKQNQTVAAVMKELAVLDVAGHAGDMLGDAYEYLIGQFATDSGKKAGEFYTPQPVAKLMTQIAFLGREDKQGFTLYDATMGSGSLLLNAKRYSRQPQTVVYFGQELNTSTYNLARMNMILHGVPIENQFLHNADTLDEDWPTQEPTNFDGVLMNPPYSAKWSASSGFVDDPRFSPFGKLAPKSKADFAFLLHGYYHLKQDNGVMAIVLPHGVLFRGNAEGTIRKALLEEGAIDTVIGLPANIFFNTSIPTTVIILKKNRTNRDVYFIDASKEFDKGKNQNIMTDAHIEKILSAYKSREDMDKFAHLASFEEIVENDYNLNIPRYVDTFEEEEVEPLTEIVAKINQTNATIESQTASLLDMLGQLHGTTPEADEELKAFVKAFKG, via the coding sequence ATGTCAGAAACAACACAAACCTCCCAGTCGCTTTACCAAGCCCTGTGGAACTCAGCGGATGTGCTCCGCTCTAAGATGGATGCTAACGACTATAAGTCATATCTCTTGGGCATGGTCTTTTACAAGTATTTGTCGGACAAGATGCTCTTTTTCGTGGCAGAGACCATGGAGGAGGAGACAGAAAGCTTGGAAGAGGCACTGGCAGTCTATCGCAAATACTATGAGGATGAGGAGACTCACGAGGACCTCTTGTCAGTCATCACTGATGAAATGAGCTATGCCATTCATCCTGACTTGACCTTTACGGCCTTGGTAGAGCGAGTGAATGATGGAAGCTTCCAGCTGGAGGACTTGGCTCAGGGCTTCCGTAATATTGAGCAGAGTGACGAGCTTTATGAAAACCTTTTTGAAGACATTGACCTTTATTCTAAGAAACTTGGAGCGACTCCTCAAAAGCAAAACCAAACGGTTGCGGCTGTGATGAAAGAGTTGGCAGTACTAGATGTGGCAGGTCATGCTGGTGATATGCTTGGTGATGCTTATGAGTACCTGATTGGTCAGTTTGCGACGGATTCAGGTAAAAAAGCTGGTGAGTTCTATACACCGCAACCTGTTGCCAAGCTCATGACGCAGATTGCCTTTTTAGGACGTGAGGACAAGCAAGGCTTTACCCTTTATGATGCGACTATGGGGTCAGGCTCGCTCTTGCTTAATGCCAAACGCTATTCACGTCAACCACAGACAGTGGTTTACTTTGGTCAAGAGTTGAACACATCAACTTATAACCTGGCACGTATGAACATGATTCTGCATGGTGTGCCGATTGAAAATCAGTTTTTACACAACGCTGATACCTTGGATGAGGATTGGCCAACTCAAGAGCCGACTAACTTTGATGGGGTTCTCATGAACCCACCTTATTCAGCCAAGTGGTCTGCTAGCTCAGGTTTCGTGGATGATCCTCGTTTCTCACCATTTGGGAAACTAGCACCTAAGTCTAAGGCTGATTTTGCCTTCCTCTTGCATGGTTACTATCACTTGAAACAAGACAATGGTGTTATGGCCATCGTCCTACCTCATGGGGTACTCTTCCGTGGTAATGCCGAAGGGACTATTCGTAAGGCTTTGTTGGAAGAAGGAGCTATTGATACGGTTATTGGTCTACCTGCTAATATCTTCTTTAACACCAGTATTCCAACGACGGTTATCATTCTCAAAAAGAACCGCACCAATCGTGATGTTTACTTTATCGATGCCTCTAAGGAGTTTGATAAGGGGAAAAATCAGAACATCATGACGGATGCTCATATTGAGAAGATTCTCAGTGCCTATAAGAGCCGTGAGGATATGGACAAGTTTGCCCATCTGGCTAGCTTTGAAGAGATTGTGGAAAATGACTACAACCTTAATATTCCTCGTTATGTGGATACCTTTGAGGAAGAAGAAGTGGAGCCCTTGACCGAGATTGTGGCTAAGATTAATCAGACCAATGCGACGATCGAAAGTCAGACAGCCTCCCTTCTTGATATGCTTGGCCAGCTTCATGGAACCACACCAGAAGCAGACGAAGAACTCAAGGCTTTTGTGAAAGCATTTAAGGGGTAG